Proteins encoded in a region of the Leptolyngbya subtilissima AS-A7 genome:
- a CDS encoding cytochrome P450 encodes MPTLPGSNTPFWQRAPKLILRPLDYFEDNYRRYGPVFQVGEKPPSIYVADPAVIQAIFQADAAQFHIPSQSPGSGLTFLLGNQSLLLLDGERHRRHRRLLMPPFHGDRMRAYGDVICTLTKQAMASWQSGTAFNVRAAMQDITLRVILKAVFGLGDGDRYDRLRQLLSTLLEGLGTPFSAFFIFFPGLQKDWGPMSPWGRFVRIKAEIDALIYAEISDRRQQPYPDGTDILSMMISARDAQGEPLSDGELHDELMTLLVAGHETTASALAWALYWVHWLPEVNERLGQELDAVGPSSDPLADASLPYLTAVCQETLRIYPVAPTTGIRILNQPMTVAGYEFPAGVVLFPNIYLLHHREDLYPEPKAFRPDRFLERQYSPYEYVPFGGGHRSCIGSAFALMEMKLVLATILRHWELELPEGLRRPLKPVRRGLTLAPPGNLQLVPVAQRVAQRQALPLG; translated from the coding sequence ATGCCTACTCTTCCTGGCTCTAATACCCCCTTTTGGCAGCGCGCACCCAAGCTCATTCTGCGCCCGCTAGATTATTTTGAAGACAACTACCGGCGTTACGGACCGGTGTTTCAGGTGGGGGAGAAGCCGCCTTCAATCTATGTGGCTGATCCGGCAGTGATTCAGGCTATTTTTCAGGCCGATGCGGCTCAGTTTCACATTCCGTCCCAGAGTCCGGGGAGTGGGCTGACTTTTTTGCTGGGCAACCAGTCGCTGCTGTTGCTGGATGGAGAGCGTCACCGCCGCCACCGTCGCTTGCTGATGCCACCGTTCCATGGCGATCGCATGCGCGCCTACGGCGACGTAATCTGCACTTTGACAAAACAGGCCATGGCCAGCTGGCAGTCGGGTACGGCGTTTAATGTGCGAGCTGCCATGCAGGACATCACCCTCAGAGTGATCTTAAAAGCTGTGTTTGGTCTGGGTGACGGCGATCGCTACGATCGCCTGCGGCAGCTGCTCAGCACGCTTTTAGAAGGGTTGGGCACTCCCTTCAGCGCTTTCTTTATTTTCTTTCCAGGGCTGCAGAAAGATTGGGGGCCGATGAGTCCCTGGGGAAGGTTTGTGCGGATCAAAGCTGAGATTGACGCTCTGATCTATGCCGAGATTAGCGATCGCCGCCAGCAACCCTATCCCGATGGCACCGACATTCTCTCGATGATGATCAGCGCTCGCGATGCCCAAGGTGAACCCCTGAGCGACGGCGAACTCCATGACGAGCTGATGACGCTGTTGGTGGCGGGCCACGAAACCACCGCGTCTGCTTTGGCCTGGGCGCTGTACTGGGTGCACTGGCTGCCCGAGGTGAATGAGCGTTTAGGCCAAGAGCTAGATGCCGTGGGCCCATCCTCCGACCCTCTGGCTGATGCCAGCTTGCCCTACCTCACCGCGGTTTGCCAGGAGACCCTGCGCATTTATCCCGTCGCCCCCACCACGGGTATTCGCATTCTCAACCAACCGATGACCGTGGCGGGCTACGAATTTCCGGCTGGGGTGGTGCTGTTTCCAAACATTTACCTGCTGCACCACCGAGAGGATCTTTACCCTGAGCCCAAGGCGTTTAGACCCGATCGATTCTTGGAGCGGCAGTATTCACCCTACGAGTATGTTCCCTTTGGGGGCGGTCACCGCAGCTGCATTGGCTCGGCCTTTGCGCTGATGGAAATGAAGCTAGTGCTGGCGACAATTCTGCGCCACTGGGAGCTGGAGTTACCCGAGGGGCTGCGACGTCCGCTCAAACCCGTGCGCCGTGGCCTAACCCTAGCTCCGCCCGGAAATTTGCAGCTGGTGCCCGTCGCCCAGCGTGTGGCTCAGCGTCAGGCGCTACCGCTCGGCTAA